The DNA region GCCCTGGCTTTCGGCCTTCGGCCTTCGTCTTCGGCCTCGTGACGAGTGAGTCCCGCCCGAACTGCCCGCACCGCTCGCACGGCTCACGCCGCCCCATAGACTGGTGTGCTGCCCGTCATGAATTCGCCCGAGAGGCCGACTGCCACCCATGAAGCTCGTCTTCGCCGGTACCCCCGAGGTCGCCGTTCCCGCTCTGGACGCCCTGATCGCCTCCGGGCGGCATGAGGTGGCCGCCGTCGTCACTCGGCCCGACGCGCCGGCGGGGCGGGGGCGGAGGCTTGTCGCGAGCCCCGTCGCCGAGCGTGCGGAGGAGGCCGGGATCGAGGTGCTGAAGCCGGTGAAGCCGCGGGACGAGGCGTTTCTCGAGCGGCTGCGGGAGATCGCGCCGGACTGCTGCCCCGTGGTCGCCTACGGTGCGTTGCTGCCGCGGGTCGCGCTCGACATCCCCGCCCAGGGCTGGGTCAACCTGCACTTCTCGCTGCTGCCCGCCTGGCGCGGGGCGGCGCCGGTGCAGCACGCGGTCATGGCCGGGGACGAGATCACCGGGGCCTCCACCTTCCTGATCGAGGAGGGGCTCGACTCCGGGCCCGTCTACGGGACCGTCACCGAGGAGGTGCGGCCCACCGACACCAGCGGG from Streptomyces sp. NBC_00258 includes:
- the fmt gene encoding methionyl-tRNA formyltransferase, with the protein product MKLVFAGTPEVAVPALDALIASGRHEVAAVVTRPDAPAGRGRRLVASPVAERAEEAGIEVLKPVKPRDEAFLERLREIAPDCCPVVAYGALLPRVALDIPAQGWVNLHFSLLPAWRGAAPVQHAVMAGDEITGASTFLIEEGLDSGPVYGTVTEEVRPTDTSGDLLTRLAFAGAGLLAATMDGIEDGTLKAVPQPADGVTLAPKISVEDAHVDWAAPALRVDRVVRGCTPAPGAWTVFRGERLKLIQVALAPERTDLAPGALGVGKNNVHVGTGSCAVELLWVQAQGKKPMRAADWARGVRIGSGEVVGG